The following proteins are encoded in a genomic region of Pikeienuella piscinae:
- a CDS encoding lysozyme inhibitor LprI family protein: MSRVAMTGLRSAAGVFLLIVVSALAVGADHQESRALVERIDACVAEAGVHGNPADLCLGLHAQPCMDTPDGQTTAGMVQCIAGEAEAWDTILNREYQRLLPRLDAEQAAAMRKVQRAWIAFRDADCAFPHILIRGTLAHPWGADCIMQHTARRAMEIRGLVEYTEN, from the coding sequence GTGAGCCGTGTCGCGATGACGGGCCTGCGAAGCGCCGCGGGCGTTTTCCTCCTCATCGTCGTGTCCGCGCTCGCCGTTGGCGCCGACCATCAGGAGAGCAGGGCGCTGGTGGAGCGGATTGACGCCTGCGTCGCCGAGGCCGGCGTTCACGGCAATCCCGCGGATCTCTGCCTCGGTCTCCACGCGCAACCCTGCATGGATACGCCTGACGGCCAGACGACGGCCGGCATGGTCCAGTGCATCGCCGGCGAGGCCGAGGCCTGGGACACGATCCTCAATCGCGAGTACCAGCGGCTTCTGCCCCGGCTCGACGCGGAACAGGCCGCCGCAATGCGAAAGGTGCAACGCGCATGGATCGCGTTTCGCGACGCCGATTGCGCCTTTCCGCATATTCTGATCCGGGGCACGCTGGCGCATCCTTGGGGCGCTGACTGCATCATGCAGCACACGGCGCGACGCGCGATGGAGATTCGCGGTCTTGTCGAATACACGGAGAACTGA
- a CDS encoding TetR/AcrR family transcriptional regulator, which translates to MARQAGSKGEETAARIRAAATGLFARHGYAAVSMREIASEVGVGAGAIYNHFTTKQDLLVGLMVGHMTDLLAAWDAEPMAAADAFPAAALEAFARFHIRFHRQRIDEVFVSYMELRSLDQPNFHRVERLRRAYEDRLEGIIARGVAAGAFHAPEPKVAALAIIAMLTGITGWYRQGGRLPASTIEALYVEMVAATVRPKGGPD; encoded by the coding sequence ATGGCGCGTCAGGCGGGATCGAAGGGTGAGGAAACGGCGGCGCGGATCCGCGCCGCGGCCACCGGCCTTTTCGCCCGGCACGGCTACGCCGCCGTCTCGATGCGGGAGATCGCATCCGAAGTCGGCGTCGGCGCTGGCGCGATCTACAATCATTTCACCACCAAGCAGGACCTGCTTGTCGGGCTGATGGTCGGCCACATGACCGACCTGCTCGCCGCGTGGGACGCCGAACCGATGGCGGCCGCGGATGCGTTTCCAGCCGCGGCGTTGGAGGCGTTTGCGCGTTTTCACATTCGGTTCCACCGCCAACGGATCGACGAGGTTTTCGTCAGTTATATGGAGCTCCGGAGCCTCGATCAGCCGAATTTCCACCGGGTCGAGCGGTTGAGGCGCGCCTATGAGGACCGGCTCGAAGGGATCATCGCGCGCGGCGTGGCGGCCGGAGCGTTTCATGCGCCGGAGCCGAAAGTCGCCGCGCTGGCGATCATCGCCATGCTGACCGGCATAACGGGATGGTATCGACAGGGTGGGCGTCTTCCGGCTTCCACCATCGAAGCGCTTTACGTAGAGATGGTCGCGGCGACGGTGCGACCGAAGGGAGGGCCTGACTGA
- a CDS encoding isovaleryl-CoA dehydrogenase: MFMASMNFALGEDVESLRELTHRWAQERVAPMAAEIDRSNAFPMELWREMGEIGLLGVTVEEEYGGVGLGYLAHTVAVEEVSRASASVGLSYGAHSNLCVNQIRLNGAEEQKRRYLPRLISGEHVGALAMSEAGAGSDVVSMKLRAEKRNDRFVLNGTKYWITNGPDADTLVVYAKTDPEAGPKGITAFIVEKEMKGFSTSPHFDKLGMRGSNTAELIFEDCEIPYENILGEEGGGAKVLMSGLDYERVVLSGIGVGIMHACLDHVMPYMHDRKQFGESIGNFQLMQGKIADMYTAMNSARAYVYAVAAACDRGEVTRQDAAACVLYASEQAMNQAVQAVQAMGGAGFLNDSPVSRIFRDAKLMEIGAGTSEIRRMLCGRELMRATA, encoded by the coding sequence ATGTTCATGGCGTCGATGAATTTCGCGCTCGGCGAGGATGTCGAGAGTCTGCGCGAGCTTACCCATCGCTGGGCGCAGGAGCGGGTGGCGCCGATGGCGGCCGAGATCGACCGCTCAAACGCCTTTCCGATGGAGCTCTGGCGCGAGATGGGCGAGATCGGGCTTCTCGGCGTGACCGTGGAGGAGGAGTATGGCGGTGTCGGGCTTGGATATCTCGCGCACACCGTGGCCGTAGAGGAGGTGAGCAGGGCCTCCGCTTCGGTCGGGCTCTCCTATGGCGCGCATTCCAATCTCTGCGTCAACCAGATCCGGCTGAACGGCGCGGAAGAGCAGAAGCGGCGCTACCTGCCGCGGCTGATCTCGGGCGAGCATGTCGGCGCGCTCGCGATGTCGGAGGCGGGCGCAGGCTCCGACGTCGTCTCGATGAAGCTGCGGGCGGAGAAGCGAAACGACCGCTTTGTTCTCAACGGGACGAAATACTGGATCACCAACGGGCCGGACGCCGACACACTGGTGGTCTACGCCAAAACCGACCCGGAAGCCGGGCCGAAGGGAATCACCGCCTTCATTGTCGAGAAGGAGATGAAAGGCTTCTCCACCAGCCCGCATTTCGACAAGCTGGGGATGCGGGGCTCCAACACCGCCGAACTGATCTTCGAGGATTGCGAGATTCCGTACGAGAACATCCTCGGCGAGGAAGGCGGCGGCGCGAAGGTCCTGATGTCGGGGCTGGACTATGAGCGCGTCGTTCTCTCCGGCATCGGCGTCGGCATCATGCATGCCTGTCTCGACCATGTGATGCCATACATGCATGACCGAAAGCAGTTTGGTGAGTCGATCGGCAATTTTCAGCTGATGCAGGGCAAGATCGCCGACATGTACACCGCGATGAATTCCGCCCGCGCTTATGTCTATGCAGTGGCCGCCGCCTGCGATCGCGGCGAGGTCACGCGCCAGGACGCCGCCGCCTGCGTCCTCTACGCTTCCGAGCAGGCGATGAATCAGGCGGTGCAGGCCGTGCAGGCGATGGGCGGCGCTGGCTTCCTGAACGACAGCCCGGTCAGCCGGATATTCCGCGACGCCAAGTTGATGGAGATCGGCGCCGGCACCTCGGAGATCCGCCGGATGCTCTGCGGACGCGAACTGATGCGGGCGACGGCGTGA
- a CDS encoding glutathione S-transferase family protein, with protein sequence MIDLYTWSTPNGRKVSIALEEFGLPNETHAINIGKDEQFAPEFLAISPNNKIPAIRDRDSGQTVFESAAILIWLAETHGRFLPASGPGRVAVMEWLMWQMGGFGPMLGQAHHFLKFNPGKAPYAEDRFANETKRLYGVLDRRLAECAHVAGDEMSIADFAIWPWASRYEWQRIDMNDFPNVKRWYLALAAREGFRKGYDKPEMGNVIPLPD encoded by the coding sequence ATGATCGACCTGTACACTTGGAGCACGCCGAACGGCCGCAAGGTCTCCATCGCGCTGGAGGAGTTCGGCCTTCCCAACGAGACGCACGCGATCAACATCGGGAAGGATGAACAATTCGCTCCGGAATTCCTCGCGATCAGCCCGAACAACAAGATCCCCGCGATTCGCGATCGCGACAGCGGCCAGACGGTGTTCGAAAGCGCGGCGATCCTGATCTGGCTGGCGGAGACGCATGGCCGGTTTCTCCCCGCCTCCGGCCCCGGCCGGGTTGCGGTCATGGAATGGCTGATGTGGCAGATGGGCGGTTTCGGCCCGATGCTCGGTCAGGCGCATCATTTCCTGAAGTTCAACCCCGGCAAGGCGCCCTACGCCGAGGACCGCTTCGCCAACGAGACCAAACGCCTCTACGGCGTGCTCGACCGCCGTCTGGCGGAGTGCGCGCATGTCGCCGGCGACGAGATGAGCATCGCCGACTTCGCGATCTGGCCCTGGGCTTCCCGCTACGAATGGCAGCGGATCGACATGAACGATTTCCCCAACGTGAAGCGCTGGTATCTGGCGCTGGCGGCCCGCGAGGGCTTCAGGAAAGGCTACGACAAACCCGAGATGGGCAACGTCATCCCTCTCCCGGACTGA